The genomic region AAGTGATTCTTAGATTTGAAAGATATTTGCTTGTATTAGCAAGTAACAGTTGAATGTACGGCAGAAATATTTGTCAATGTTAACTCATGACATTTAGGTAAGCGAAACAGAGATGTTTAAGATAACAGTCCACTTTTTAGTAAGTTGTAAGATAAACATTTAtgtcaaacataaatatttcgCAGCTAGTAGTACCATTTTTTGTTAACAGTTTACTTTTTCTAGCGAATGGCTGAGTGAACGAATGTTCTGTTTCAGCAgaatagtgtgtgtttgttttgttgaatttcgagcaGAGCTACTGGATGTCTATCTGagctaaccgcccctaattttgaagtgatagactagaggaaaggcagctagtagacatcactcaccgccgactcttaTACTACTCTTTACGAAAGAATAGTGGTGTTTACTGTTACGTTATAGTGcacctacggttgaaagggcgatgAGCGTGTTCAACAACGGGTTTCAATCCTGCATCATGCAGGATGCGAGTCACGCATCCTAACCATCAGGCCAATGACAGAGTTATTTAGGAGAGTAACTGTATATATGACCTTAGAGTTACTTGTTTATTCACAATTATATATATGAAAGTAAATATCTAGCTTATCTGCATTCACTCACAAGATGGTTAAATGAACAAGAGAAGTCACCAACTACAGATCTTTTTAAAGCATAATAGATTATAGGGCGATATTCAAATAACAGACACATaacacataatttttttatgatttgtttcCTGATTAGAGTCTTAAAAGTAAGCTTAGTGAACAAACACAATGTATTGCACATGAAGGAAACAagtatatacaaattttaaaaaaggacATTACAACTACAGTAAAAAAACCAACTTAGAACCACATAAACATATTAATCGTATAATCTATATATAAACTAagtcagttattaaataaaacattaaaaacgcatattgttttaaatatagtaaatatataataataatacatcaaTGCATACTAAACTTAATATCGTCAGCACAACAAACGGaaacaaataatacttaaaacacaGTAAGGACGTATTCACACAAGCacaatgaacaatattttatattcacaatAAGCGTAGATGATACattaatatttgatgtttaaaaCACAGTAAGCACGTAATAATACAAGCGTAGTAAATACACATAATAGACATTGTATACATAATAGGCACAGTACGCGTAAGCAATCACGTAAATACTTGGGATATAACGTTTAgaacatataaacattaaaacacaaacgTATTAAACACATACAATAGACATAGTATACGCAATAGGTACAATAGACATGGACAAACAACAATACATAGAAGACGGTAAGTACgtaataatacataatgttaaaaatgtagtaattatgttatatttaaaatgacaGAATATAACAAATTCACATGTTTATTTGATACATTAACCTTGTAGTTGTTATGTATAGGTTTGTTTAACGtatgttacatatataaattagaGTACTATACACTGATTGGCCACTTCATTGTGACCTCCATACATATTTATAGAACATTCTATAACTGCTCATCAAAAATAGACTAATCATGTGACGTGTAAAGTGAAGGTCTGAGCcctgtaaatgtatatatagagaACACTTGATTGTTCTGCAAGACtattgataaaagtaaaaatatctcgTATTTTTAGATGAACATTGTAGTGGTTGCCAATCTAACAAGAATACCGTTAATAAAACCATTTCTTTAACTCCGCTATTCAAGAAAATGTATCACCAGAGTCTATAAATATTGGCaatcataaattaatttgtttataactgagataaaatggCCGCCAACGACTGATATTTGGAATAAAGTTATTGAACAAGCTGTTAACAAAACAAGGCAAACTGTGTTCCAGTTGAACTATTTCTGCAATTGTTGTCAGGAGTCGGCTATCTTCAATCGTATACAAGAAATATATCACATCATATGTCTTATCGTAGCTGGCAAGTAGTCCTAAAACAGCTCTTCTCAAATACATGTTGGACAACACAGGTCTAGTGGAGCTAAGATATCATACTGTGTTCACTGATTGATTGCAAGCTTGGATGAAACGCGTTTCATGCTTTTCTCTGCAGGCaatgcagaaaataaaaacacgtttGTTCTATTCTGATGGTTTAAGTACTGGAAGCAATGTAATGGTGTGGAAGATGTTCCTTTGATAAAGATGGAAGTTCTTTCATTCCCTCAGACTGACATCCGAAGCTTTCTTGTTTGTTGGTGCCGACCATGTCTACCTCAGAATTTTGTATTTCCGCCCTGATGAACAATAATTTAACGACCAGATCTTTTGtacttacattatttaaattagttCAAAGGGCATGAAAGTAACTAATTATTTTCATTGGTCACCAAATTTGCTGAATCTCAATGGTATCTTTGATGCCAACATAACTTTCTCTCGACTTCTATAAATGAATCACAGTCTTTTACGTCTTGGTGAATAGGCTACAATCAAACTACACACCTTGGGTGTCTATGCATAAGCTATTTTGGTATGAAGGTTGGCCTTACCCGATACTAGGTGAGGATCGTAATAAAATGATCAGTCAGTTTCAGTTACATATGTTAGGGTTTGGAACTGGTGGCCAGTTTTatatctttgaaaaatatttgcaGAAAATAGTTAAATACAGTAATCAACAAAATACGTTCTTTTTTCTTGTCTTCGTCTTTTTCACCTAACATGTAGATTTTCTTGAATATCTAGATCAGCCAAGGTCTTTTTTCAACCATGAACTACTTTGTTATTGCTGTAATATTCGGTTTGTTACAGCTGCATCTTGCAGTCACGAGCTCTTCATACTCTACAAGTGGTACGTAGGATGAATGTTTTCTTCATCGCActtatatataaactttattgCTTCCGTCTTGGTATGTATTAcgttttttatatcttgtttgttcgtttttgaaattcgcgcaaagctacacgaaaactatctgcgctagccgtccttaatttaacagtgtaagactagagggaaggcagcaagtcatcaccacccaccgccaacttttaggccactcttttaccaatgaatagtgggattgaccgtcacattataatgccccaacggctgaaagggcgagcatgtttggtgtgacgtggattcgaatccgcgaccctcaggttacgagtcgagtgccttaaccacctagccatacagGGCTTCTTTTATATCTTAAAGAGACAagatttttaaacacattaatttaatgtttcataGTTCAAGGTATTAGCGTTACAAATGTTTTCAcctagaaacaaaaatattcgtTAAAAATTCTGTAGTTATTTCTCTTAGAAGTTATGAGAATAGAATGTGTCAACACATTTCCCACATTGCTTATAAAAGGGAAtctttaataacacatttatcattgaaaataaatagaaatttcacATTGAGCTGAATTCCTAAATTGTCAGAAGCTTGAGTTTGGTTTGTCATCTAGAAATACGAATACTAGAAATACCACATGTGGCTCAGTAACTCGCCTTTCacgatttaatttattaaaaaaattgttgagACACCTGTCTTTTGCCCGGGTTAGAAGTATcagattttacaaaaaaaaatttcaactGTCAAAATTGCAGGCAGAACTGAACCGTAAAAGATCCAggagaaattaataaaatggttTCCACTTGTCTTCAatatctgaaaaacaacaacagcagcaTAAATAACAATCAATAACGCCTCACTGGCATGGTTGACTTTgataacaaataattgttttgtacgTTTTCTGATTTCATTCTTTTATAGATTTCCGGTTTTAACATGTTAACCTTTACGGTAAAACTAAAATTGCTGAACTCCTTAGATTAAAAAAGTTTCTATCGGAATCAATTATTTGATTACAAAGAACTTGTTACTTGTTAAACTGCTACAGATCATTGATTATAGCCCTTCAACgagaaatatttttcacaatattatgAGATACTCTCAGGACACTGAAAGAACGATATTCTGTGATCAGATAATATGTTTTTAGACTTATACTGTAGATTAACATATGGAAATGATAAATTGAGgttagatagatagatatatttCAAATCAGcctttatcataataaatataatctagtaaacatttaaatttagaatattcgaaatacttattttgtatattacatttttttccatCATCACAAATACCCTGATGGCTTAGCAgtggcttataatgttaaaatctagggttcgagTCCTTGCGATAAACAAAGCgcaaataatccattgtatagctttgtgctttacaacgTACAATCATAATTAATAAACTGAGAAATTAATCTCAGTTAACTTTATATGACAAATTTAGAAAttgtaagaaaaattattaatttattcaatcaCAAATAGtaagagttaaaataaaacatgaataccatttttgtattctaaaaaattagtaattgtacgtattaaaatgtttaacttagcTATAGTCTCAAAATATTTGGAACGTTCTAGAACTATATaatgctattttttttaaaatcattcatgcgttttcttttatttttgacaaGCTGAGGTATTTGTCCTTTGTTCGGGTTATGAAAACTTAAAAAGAATATGGAAGTgaatgctatgataaataacactaaaaatattaacatctatacaatttatttatatcataacataTTATTCTAGTATTAACTATTACCTTACCACTAGTTTTGTATAAGCTCTAAGAATTCAATGTTAGCAGTTCTTATCTTTACAAGTAAGAACGCACTATGTATATACCTAAAACATGTGCGATGGTCATGGTGACTCTTTGCGAAGAGGAATCGACCAAAGTAGTAGTGCTAAGTGTGTTTCTGTTCCCCACCTTCAACACCCAGCTCTTAATATCCTTCAACAGTGTTTCACGTTATTAATTAATTGACAGTCACTGGCCGCAGAAGTTGAAAGGTCACTTAATAATTCAAGATACATCCTAACATCCTAGAAATTTTAGCTGAGTTTATGCCTTACTGTAGTAGTGGCGGTCATATGTTTTCATTGCATTTGTTTCATAACAAAATTATGAtgtttgctaacaagattgatatacacagttttctttcttaatacaaatatattttaatataaaagcaatgtttattttttgtagctAAGCAAAAAGTTATACAAAGctctatctgtgttctgcctgcCACGGATATCAAAACACGTTTTGTATCGTTATAAATtctcagacatgccgctgtgccactagtgttctatacaaacaataatacaatttataataattgttattacaaataataatttatatgcaatagttctacaaactttcaaacaatattgagtcttctatccaATTCTGAACtttcttgatatcttatcgagggctCACGacgagtgaattaattctgaACTGATGTAGGCACAATTCACCTACCGCTTAGCTAACTAGTTCTTCGCCGATCAAATGTTATCTTTTTCACCgctaaagttatataatgtctttgtaaaaatactaacattcGTTGTTAATCCAccgaagttaaacggtttgtaacgttcgaaattttaaacgttcctggttaaatatctgtagtttccaaACTAGTAAGCATTATTACAGtaatagcttccgaggtttatagtataccaactgtagcaaatcaacaatatttactgtctCTTGACATGCCACATTGATTACGTTTTATTAGCTTGACAGGATAATTTCTAGAAACTTCAGCTGAGACAGCAATACTAgcaattacaaatatttacatacacacacggTACATTATTAATTCTTATGCTGgaaaatcttctacaactttagtgaataggcgtgAATTtcgtaatacagatataataatacaagttacatgcatttctaaacatatatttaacaaaaagaaacatcaatattaaaataaatatataatagtaaattcgtCACAACGTTAACTGAGGTCAAGATGTTAAATAGTCAATAACACCAATAGTGTATGTAGAGAGTGCTGTGTGCTCCTACTAACATATTCCTTGCTTCAAACTCTTATCccataaaatttgtttgaaattgtttcagtgacctaggagtagttagataacggGCAAACAGACAGATACAGATTTTTGTCCTTTGtatatatagaaaagaaaattaattgttGATTATGTGAAAATGAAgggaaaacataaaattaatgacTATAGAGGAATCTATTGATCCATATAGGCTCTTCCCTCcactaaactaaattaaactgtatgtatatatatatgtaatcttgaatctatgttttataattcaaatatttatcaagcctttCATTCAATTCCCTTAAATTTACTTCTTCCCCCATATCTGAAtaccattaaaatttcaaaggcCAACTAAACAACTTAATGAGATGCTCtcaatgtatttttttcatatatatactttgtattcatttactgataaagaaacaaatcaactaaAATATGTTGCAAGGTTAAACAAggtaagttaaaaagaaaaatctcgaaattaaaaaaaatgtattttttcatgtTGATAAACAagttaagaaactaaaaactaaatgTATCTGTTATGTTTACAAACAATGTCAGTTAAGAAACAAATAAGCTAAATTTATTTACcaaatttacaaagttaaaaaaaatattatgttgctAAACGTATAAAGGAAATAAGAAGCTTGAATATATTTTGCCAAATGTATGAATACGGCgagttaacaaacaaagaaacacaatgtacttttcagtttaaaaacaagacaagttaacaaacaaagaaacctaatGTACTCTTCAGtttaaaaacaagacaaattaacaaacaaagaaacctaatGTACTCTTCAGtttaaaaacaagacaaattaacaaacaaagaaacctaatgtacttttcagtttaaaaacaagacaagttaataaacaaagaaacctaaTGTATTTTTTCGGTTTAAAAACAAGACaagttaacaaacaaagaaacctaatgtacttttcagtttaaaaacaagacaagttaacaaacaaagaaacctaatgtacttttcagtttaaaaacaagacaagttaacaaacaaagaaacctaatgtatttttcagtttaaaaataagacacgttaataaacaaagaaaactcaATGTATTTACCAAGTTTTAAACAGGGTGAGTTAAGAAACAAAGAGCTACAATGATGGGTCAGTATTGTGACGCTAACTTTGAGACTCGCGACTTCGCCAGTTGAAAGAGAAAGTTAAGTTAATAACATTTTCAGGGCATCTATTGTCATCGtacgttttcttttctttcccTTTCTTTCGATGTTTGACTACTTCAGAACGCTTACAAGCTTAAGAGGATGACTTGTGGTTGAAGCTTATTCCATTGTCATGTGTCTAAATCTAAATTAAGATTGATGTTAATGGCCTGAGAAAACGTAAACCCTAGAGGACGTTTCTACACCAGCACGTTTTTTGATTCTATCGAGTCTAATATATTGTAATCAGTGCTCAATCAATCCGAATATCACTCTGAGAGTTTTCGTAAGTCAACAttcttttctttataaactaaTTACATAATTTCATTGCAGTATTTAAgcgttaattaatattttttccattCGTTTTAATCGTAGCTGATTACATATACTTAATTTATCTCCCAAGGTGATGAACTTGAAAAATACCGAGAAAAACTACAGGAACTCTTGCTCTTTGTTTACAGGTAAATGGATTTTTAATCTCATTGGTTGTTTCAAAATGATTACAATAAGATTTGTACATAATGATGACAATACATTCattttgattggtttggtttaaatttcgcgcaaagctacacaagggctatctgctctatccATCCCTAaggtagcagtgtaagactacagggaaaacagctagtcattactacccaccgccagctcttgggatactcttttaccaacgaatagtgagattgatggtcacattataacgccctcacggctgaaagggcaagcatgtttggtgcgacggggattcaaacccgcagctagagggaaggcagctagacatcaccacacaccaccaaatcctgggcttctcttttaccaaggaatagtgggaatgatggtcacattataacgccccacggctgaaaggaggagtatgtttggtgtgacggggattcgaactcgagaacctcatattacaagtcgagtactttaaccacctggccatggcggaccCATTTACTTTGACCTGATAATTTATTCTATAAgtgtataatgtatatatatgctTCACAGGAATTTAGTCACACAGAGCAAAATTGTATTGGACGTTTTATATGTGTATCCTTTTCATGTCATGTTATTAACAATgacaatatatttcaaaagtataAATAACTAGTAAGTCGTTTTAAAATATGCTTTTCCAGTAATGtgtgcatatttttttaaataatttcatattgataCTTTTATAATtgtcaataaaaatacaattttctcaTTCTGGTAAAACATAGTAACAAAGCCTGTTAacataaataatctaaatatgATCCTCAGTTTTCTCATGTgcttattttgtgtttaagtGCAAAGCTTTACAATGAGCAAATTCTGCTGATCATTGCAGGGATTGACCCACGAATTAAAGATATAATTTATAAGCACTCAAAATAACTGATGTTTCCTAACTTTACACATTTTGCGCAGCGTAACTGGGTTCTTTGACTGACAGTTTCTtgttcaaaaaattataaaataaggaCAGGTGCTAACACTAGACTTCATTTAACGGTAAACAGTTGAAAAAAAGTAATTCACTGTAATCAATAGAGATTATTATTTTACCGACATTGTATATACTTTGGTTCATGTCCGTTCAGTTGTTTTCAGAATCAAAGACTATCATTAAttgtaaattaacaataaatgttttttataggAGAACATGTGTTCCTCGCGGGAAAAGTTGTGATGCTCGGCCAAACTCTTGTTGCGGAGGTTCCTCCTGCCGGTGTAATTTGTGGGGCACCAACTGTCGATGTCAGAGACAGGGAATATTCCAGGGCTGGGGAAAATGAGCAGGTAAACATAGGAACGAGCATGCCGCTTTAATCAAATTCTAAAATGGGCTTTTTGTTACAATCTTCTTTTCAAAAGTTTGCATTTTCTATAAGTACACGAAATTTATCGTCGTATTTAATACCTATAGAAGTCTGGTAAGAGAGGAAAGTTGACCTCTTAAGATACTTGATATATTAACACATTAGTTTTGTGCTACCAAATAAAAGTCTCTTACATGGTATTCACTGTGAATGTTATCTATATATGTATTGGATTATGcttattgtaaatgttttatttccacgctaataaataaaaatatcttacattGTATTGATTGTGAGAGCTATGTATACATTCGATTATGCTTATTGTAACTGTTTTAGAATTAGAATATAAATACCAGATAAGCTGTTAAAAacgcatttaagaaaaaatatcagtCCAACCAAACCATAAATTTGAACTTTTATTGATCAATCGAGAATAGgcagtttcaaaaaaaaaaataaaagattagagTTTCCTATCCTCCCCACAACTTCCCTAACATTCCTACGAGTAAAGAGTTGATTAAGGAAAATAATAACCTCTTTTATATAGGCAGTTTAAATTGTGAACTGTATTAAACACGtccacacacacactcacacacgtgtgtatatatatatccatgtATTTACAGtgtaccaaattttgtaaaactgAAAAGTGAATTTCTTTCCTAAATTGAAACTTTCAAGAAATTTAGAATTGGGGAAAATATCGAGAACTTTAAAACGTTGAAACAACCCCTCTAACATAAAgtcaaaaaactttaaaatgttgaaataacCCCTCTAACATAAagtcaaaaaatttaaaatgttaaaataacccctctaacataaagtaaaaaaactttaaaatgttgaaataacCCCTCTAACATAAAgtcaaaaaaactttaaaatgtgttaaaaatacttactacaaaaaataatttaatattaagatACAGGAACAATTTATTCAACGTAATATTGCTGGATGCTCAAAATTCGCAACAATCTATCCAGTTGTTTAAAGAAtccaaaaatgtataaaaatatagtttaattcaaaataaaaatataatttaagaaatgataaaataattcattcCTTCTCGAACTCCTCTGTGACATAGTGGTAcgtctggggacttacaacgctaaaaagtcGGTTTCGATACCAGCGCCTGGGTAGAGTACACATAGCCCTTTGTGtcggtttgtgcttaacttcaaacaacaacaatgttcaTTCTCaaaatttcttcatttaaaaattctaatctgccgaaataataaagaaactctTGGAAACTGATTTCTAAGATActttaatatattgaaaaataattttagtgcAGTGCTTACGGAATCtgtaaagttgaaaataatt from Tachypleus tridentatus isolate NWPU-2018 chromosome 1, ASM421037v1, whole genome shotgun sequence harbors:
- the LOC143248036 gene encoding xibalbin-1-like, encoding MNYFVIAVIFGLLQLHLAVTSSSYSTSGDELEKYREKLQELLLFVYRRTCVPRGKSCDARPNSCCGGSSCRCNLWGTNCRCQRQGIFQGWGK